atggtgttgcagactttgaaggagcaccagctatatgccaaattttcaaaatgtgaattttggctagaaagcatctcattcttgggacacgtggtttctagtgaaggtattcaagtggatcccaagaaaattgaagctgtaactgattggcttaggcctacaacagtcactgaggtgcgaagttttctgggtctggctggctactataggtgatttgtgcaagatttttccacgATAGCGACTCCCATAACTAAGTTAACACGGAAGAATGtttcattcatttggacagatgactgtgagaagagtttctagaagcttaaggagtgtctaaccaccgcccctgtgttgacactacctatgagtggtgaaggatacaccgtgtactgtgacgcctccagagttggcctagggtgtgttttgatgcagaatggaaaagtagtagcttatgcttcaagacagctgaagaggcatgagcaaaactacctcacccatgatttggaaatggcggctgtagtctttgcactaaaaatctggagacactacctgtatggtgaagtgtgtgagatatacaccgaccataagagtttgaagtacatcttccaacagagggacttaaacttgagatagaggagatggatggagcttctgaaagactatgattgcaccatccagtaccaccctgggaaggccaatgtagtagcagatgctttgagcagaaaatcttctggcagtttggcgcacatttcagcagagaaaagactgttgattcaggaaatacatgagttgatggatcaaggtttaatcctagatctttcagatgagggggtattgttggctcattttttagtgaggccagacttgcgagacagagttagagtttcccagcacagagaccaacaattgatgaagatcatagaaagagtacagcaaggtgaaggtggtgagtttggatttgccaatgatggtgcccttatgcaaggttctaagATATGTGTGCCCTATGTGGACAATCtcaaaaatgaaatcatgcgagaggcacactatacactgtacaatgtccacccaggctccactaagatgtaccatgatgtgaaagatagctattggtggaatggcatgaagagagacatagcagactttgtgtccaagtgcttgacttgtcagaaggtgaagtttaaaCATCAGAgatcgtcagggaagctgcaagagctccctatcccagaatggaagtgggaaatgattactatggattttgtgactgggttgtctcgtaccacgcgaggatatgattcgatatgggtaattgtagaccgtctaaccaaatcagctcacttcttgcttgtgaagactacatattctgtggcacagtatgcccgactctacatttgagaaatagtcagattgcatggagttccagcttccataatatctgacagagggccccagttcacttctcggttttagagaaagttgcaggaggcacttggcacacaattaaactttagtacagcttttcaccctcagacagacggacagtctgaaaggacaatccaaacactggaagacatgcttcgcatgagtgttttggattttggaggtcaatgggatgatcaactagctttggtggagtttgcctacaacaacatttACCAtttcagcatagggatggcaccctatgaggcaccatatggaaggaagtgtaggtctcctctatgttggacggaaatgggagaagcgaaggtgcatgatgtagacctagtgcagtacacttcagaggtagttcctttaatcagggaacgattaaaaatagctttcagtaggcagaagagttatgcagaccccagacggagggatgtggagtttgcaataggcgactatgtattcctgaaggtttctccaatgaagggagtcatgagatttggaaagaagggcaagttggcaccttggtatatcggaccttttgaggttactgatagagttggagcagttgcgtaccggttggagctaccacccaacctttcttatgttcatcctgtgtttcacatctccatgctcaggaaatacattccagatccttctcatatactacaaccagatgtaatagagctaaaagagaacttgacatttgaggagcaacctgcagccatagtggactaccaagtgagacagctaagatcaaaacagatccctatggttaaggttttgtggaggagtcaatcagtggaagagtgcacctgggagtcagaacgggacatgcgtagcaagtacccttatctgttcaatgtgtaatcatgtactttattctgctttgtgtaaaattcgaggacgaattttctataaggggggaagaatgtaacaccccaaaaatttaaaatttattattttatgagtgatattgatattttaattttatttaaattttaagaaaattatttgagatttttcggattttaaaaatcgagttcgattttccgaaaatataaactttgatgatttttaaaaattaatttaaagaccacgtggcaaaactaaaaatatatttggagtctatgaatttttctgagttttctggaattttttcggaatttttggacctcgttttcggtcccaaggcagagtaaaaattcaaaattttatattctgaatcgaaccggtcgaatcgaaccggaccagatcggaccggccttcttcttcctttttcttcctctcccgcGCACGTTTCTCCTCCTCTTttcctctcccgttttctctctcctcccttctcCCCTTGTCGCGCTGCagcctccccagccaccccagctcgccggcgtgCCGTCCCACCccttccccacggccggccgacgCCCCAGGCCCCGGAAAATGCGCGCGAACGCCCCCTTACACGCGCAACTTTTCGTCTTTCTGGCCGAAATTCTGCCGATCCGGCCACTAATCGGAccaggtcttgtgtctaaatccatctactcgtcgagagctttccatagacaccaagaacactgaaatccatcgagcggtttgtccaatttttgctcgggaagttttagcccattttgacttttgggctaaatttctcgcaaaccgtgaaccccaccagaaaaccgagagtaccagagcgctccactcatcgagagcttcgcggcgatataaatttcaaattttttcgacaccatttttcggtgggtcccacggaacttcgcagtgtttttccgagcatttaatgagcttagaaaattccgtaaaatttatgtactaacccccgtgttgtgggcttcgtgtaggtatcttcaattcgcggaaattcgacagttgtccaggtctgtgaatttctggccagacagaccggctaccggaaaaagtctccgaattgaatcgaggttttggctaccccaccattgtcagacgtcccgagcgcgtccccggagtcggaatcggcaaaggtaaacccgaaccttgctttttcgtaattttctagtgcttaaataggattaaaaatccataaaatattcgtgatagttcagaaaattatgattctttttgaaatagcctagtaatattgctaaggaccgcggggcaaagttttataatttttagagcttttttgggcagtttttgcaaaaatgatcaattataaggactaaattgaaattttgcatattgtgatggatgactgatattggcctaggaggggctgtgtgatgtgattgagttgtggatatatggattgtgaatatagaagtgtgttttgagcccttttgcaggttgggtaggtcctaggtataggggagactctgccgaattttcggcatgacttaggacgaaTTTGGtcttttattgatttgtattgagtcaattgtattaaataattgtaatataattgtcaggtgagtcgggacagccttcttcctccgcccagccgccacagtgatcgctgtcaagtctgtgagtaaaatattaattttaattgtaatttcgatattattatatgtttaagcatgcccatgcatcacttatatgtatgtatctatgtagttaaactctaggcacttttatgttgcattcataactgttaaagtgccatagatattgttgtggtaatttggagtagtgtgtgtgcgttggcgtgcgtgtgatgtggtgtgtactatggataggacgggtagtcacggcttgagatcttcgctgagacccgatccttcgagggtagtcacggcttgagtttttcgttgggaccccgatttggtttattaagcgaaagtccggcttaagttcttcgctggcaccaggttggatttaagagagctgtataggggatcagctcccatatattatgattgatattactgggtgtgtgagtgctccaaattacctttttgctgttatgatgtgaatttgttgctgatgttgcatttcactctacatgatgcattagttttatatagttatagagattatgattaaaattaatattttactctctgagtcgaacgctcactcctgttcaatatttttccaggccacatgaggatatttttgaggttaacctgcttttctccctcgcaggtcatctatttatgtttgtgtaattttataaacttctagaattttcacatgtgttagaaatattcatgtgaattgggtctgtaatataaattgctattttggacctataaacttattattattctatgcatgttgatggactggatgagggagcagagctcccatttattttatgttgttatgagtatgtggagggtgagctgagctccccaattgatatatattgtgtttacaggtcgggtgagtcaaaaactctccgttggaaggtccattttatggccggactctgtccggttgaattcttgaaattgggcccaaatgggccttagagttgggttaatgaatagttaggcttactacgggcctcggggctttagactggcccaggtcctagtgccggtccggcccataggttgggtcgtgacacaaattcactaaaaaaaatatatttgaaggcATCCATAGTTGCTTCTTCTCCTAATCTTTTCCATTTTTTATGGGCTTTTATATTGCATTGCGTTTAGTTCAAGCTAGACAATAAAAAAGTTTGATAAATGGTAAAATTTTAatggaatttaaaaaaaattgggaTGGTAAGATtgtaattaaaaaattcaaatatttttttaaatttatttattttgataattttattctaattattaaaatttattgtaatTATAATGATATAATACAAAATAATCACCTAAAACAATATACTCATTTTTAGTTAATAAATATATcccattaaaaatattttctagaatATGCCTCCCTCAAAGAATATGCTcccattattaaataaatttaaaataatacaaaaaattttaatttatttatcattagacaaaatcaaaagaaaaattattcactagtaataaatatatattaccgAAACTAATACattaaaatgtaaatttttttcggCACTGTTAAAACTACAGTAATGACCAGTAAATTTCTCAACTGTAGCTCTacattgattttttaaaaatttttttaataaattcttatatttatattttgtttGGAATAAATTTTATGCAATTGGACTAAGTTGTCACAATATAAGACGTGTAAAATGAGGTCCCTTTCAAGCGTCCAActcaataaattaaatatttaatcaatTGATGGGATATAACGCACGTGTAAAGAAACAGtttgattaatttatttactATTGCACTATGAGATTTAGGTGGATATTTTGtttgatttattttaaatattatttttataaattttaatatttaaaaaagataattattaacttaaatttcttaatattttaaaaatatataaatattaatgaattgaaaggaaatatatatatatattttttaaatattaaaataatattaattatactatttattttctttctttataTTGTCTCACTTGGCTATAGTAATACACATAGACATATTAATAAGAGCCATGTCAGAGTTTGTTTCCACATCATTCATTGTGTGTGGCTATAACAAACGTTAGTCTTTCAGCGCCAGGTGTTAAATTGGAACAAAATTAAAAAGGTTAGATGTTAAATGTTGACGAGGAAAAGGTTGGGAAGTCAACTGACTTTTCCTTGGAAAAGTTGGGAAATAATGTATTTAACctatttaaaaatatcaaaataaaatttgagagaTGTTAATTGTAGTGATGGGATTAAATCCATATTAATGACATGGAGTTAAGATTTAGTTAACAAAAACTAGATAtaattgtaataaattttgacaattgtGATAAATTTGTCAAAATTAAAAgtagtaaataaaattaaataatataaaaatttaatttgtttatcattaaaccaaatcaaaagaaaaattattcACTAATACTAAATATATATTacctataataataaatttttggcATATTAAATTTATAAGAATGACTAATGAATTTCTCATCAGTGGTTATTTTTATatcgatttttttattttatttttttaataaatttttatattcagTTGGCGTCGAGTTGTTATGGTATAAGATTAATTTCTCTTACGTGTAAATTGAGATCATTTACAGCATAAATTGAATATTTAACCAATTCATGGGGTATGAGATTTAGATGGATATTTTGCTTGATTTGGTAGATTTTTTTGTTGAATATGGAAGAGTATGTAACTACAGTTAGGCATTTAATGCTATTATcccttaacaaaaaaaaaatccatatttacattattattattattttcaaaaaaatattcaACTATGAatacataattattaattttatttatttatttttttaataaagagtGTGAGAACTCGAACTTAACAGCAATCTGTTAAGTGAGTAATTATGTTATATCGGACATAAttgctaaattttaatttaaaccaaGCCGAATAAAATCATATGTGGAATGTCAAATATTCCCACATCCAGTGGCGTCCGTCTTCCGCTCTCTTACGGCCTCTCATCAATTGAAAGGTTACTGTTACTTCATTACACTTGGCTAAGCTTGCAAAGTTGCAAATCCAAACTTTTATATTACAGAGGAACATTCGCTTCAACGACAAGCAATGGAGCCCCATAGCCAGCAATTACCTGTTGTTGGTACCCTCCAAAACCTTCCTGAAACGCCCACTTCCAAATTTCCGACCAATATTGTTCACAAAGTGAGAGAAAATTTGGTCTTTCAATCAAAATGGGCAGAAATCAATGGTGCCATGGGAGACTTAGGCACTTACATCCCAATAGTCATGGCCTTGACCCTAGCCAGTGACCTTAACCTGGGCACAACGCTAATATTCACTGGCATGTATAATATTGTCACTGGTGCAATTTATGGCGTGCCAATGCCAGTACAGCCCATGAAATCAATTGCTGCTGTTGCTATATCAAACAAAGAAGAATTTGGCATCCCAGAAGTTATGGCAGCAGGAATTTGCACTGGGGGAATTCTATTGATTTTGGGTTGCACAGGTTTGATGCAGCTAGTTTATAGGCTAATTCCACTATCTGTTGTTCGGGGGATTCAGCTTTCACAAGGGTTATCATTTGCAATGACTGCTGTTAAGTATATTAGGAAGGATCAGAACTTTTACAAGTCAAAGTCAGGTGGAGATCGACCCTGGTTGGGGTTGGATGGGTTGGTTTTGGCTGTATTTTGTGCTTGCTTTATTACTGTGGTCAATGGTGCAGGGGAGGATAGAGGAGAAAGAGAGATTAATAATAGCAATTTGTGTGAAGAAGAAAGGCATAGGAGTAGGAGGAGGAGAATTAGGAAAATTATTTCCTCACTTCCCTCTGCTTTTATGGTCTTCTTGCTGGGTGTGGTTTTGGCAATTATAAGGAGGCCTAAAGTGGTGCAGGATATTAAATTAGGACCATCTTCTATTCAGGCGGTGAAAATCTCCAAGCATGCTTGGAAAGAAGGGTTTATCAAGGGCACAATTCCTCAACTTCCTTTATCAATTCTAAATTCTGTCATTGCTGTGTGTAAGCTGTCAGCTGATCTTTTTCCAGGCAAGGACTTCTCTGCTACCTCTCTTTCAGTGACTGTAGGCCTAATGAACTTAGTGGGATGTTGGTTTGGGGCCATGCCCTGTTGCCATGGTGCAGGAGGCCTTGCTGGTCAGTACAAGTTTGGAGGTAGGAGTGGTGGGTGTGTTACCCTTCTGGGAGCAGCCAAAATGGTCTTGGGCTTGCTTATAGGGAGTTCTTTAGTGATGGTTTTGGACCAATTCCCAGTTGGGGTCTTAGGAGTGCTACTATTGTTTGCTGGAATAGAGCTAGCTATGGCTTCAAGAGACATGAACACAAAGGACGAATCCTTTGTGATGCTTATATGCACTGCAGTTTCGCTTGTGGGTTCTAGTGCAGCACTTGGCTTTGTGTGTGGGATTGTTGCGCAtgttcttcttaagttgagatctGGCATTATGCATAGCACAagaattccatagaaatttaaaTTTGTATTGGGATTTTTATTTTCTGCCTTTTCGTCAGGGCACTGTGATTCTGTGAATCCAATGTCCCTTCCAAGttatgaaaacaaataaaaacttTTAGTGTACtactttttctttaatttgaaGTGGTCTTATTCAGCCCCTGGCTCTCTGCATTATCACTGAAGTTTCCTCTCCCTGGCTACTTCCATACCTCTCATCCTCTCTGCTTCCTAACTTATTCGTGGGAAAGCGCAGATGTAGAGGATATTTTGAACCCCATGTTGTTCTTTAGCTAAATGATTCACTGAAACATTCTTGTTTATACGTTTAAACTTGTTAAGTTATTGTCATTTACTGCTAAAATGTGATCAATAGCTTATCTGCATTTGTCTTTCACCAGTTTCTGACAAGCAAGCACTGATGCGGCTTTCTCTTCGCACTAAGAATAGATAACATAACCAATGAGCTTTGGTTCAATGGCATTAGAGTCGTGTTTAGAGTAGTGAGGTTATGAGTTCGAACCTCAATTAGTTGGAGCCCAATCAACCACCAAAAAAGAAGAGCAATAGAAACATTACACAATGCAGTAGATCTTTAACTAGATTGTAATAATTTCATGTCTTTGTTTCCTTGTCCAATTAATCAATAAATACAGCATTTGGAAATAGCAGACGAGCAGTATATAAATGGTAACAGTGCCCTGTAAGAAATTATACAAAGATTGATAAAACTAGAAAGTACTACGAGGTATGCTAATGGATCAATGGGAATCAGAACGAATCTGTCTTGATGATGGCATTCACGATGTATAAAGAAAATATACCTTTATTTACTACAAAGATTGATCACTATGTAAAACTACAAAGGACAATGAGCTATGCCAATGGATCAATGGGAACCCTAGGTGACCAGGTAATCAGAACGAATCTGTTCTGATGATGACATTCATGATGTGTTCATGAAAATTCACCTTTATACAGTATGATCACTTCTATATGTTCTTGAAAATATAGCTTCATCCACAGTGATCACCTCTATGTGTTCTTTCAGAATCATCTTCATCACCACAGATACAGAAGTACCATCTCATTTCAGGCAGCCTGTTTCATTTGATCCTCAACAGAAGGAACCCCAGATTTCTGTTCCACAAACTTAAGAGACTGTAACCCAAATATAATCCTTGGTTTATCCAAATGGGTTCCCTCCCATAGAAGGAAGTGAATTTGGAGCAGAAGGTAGTGGATAGCCGCTGGAAGATTGCTGGGTTATGTTTTGTGAGCCAAAATGGGCGTCAGTATCATAGGCACCTGCAGCTCCTTGTGGCCTGCaatgataataaaaattcaaatttcttCAATGAGATGATTATAAGATCATCAGCGAGAGAAATTCATAATGCACAGATGGAGAGAGAAGAAGAATATGGTTttcagatattcaatttaatgcaTACAAATTGAAGAGCCATATAGCCTTTGGAAAACCTCTCCTCACTTAATCAAACAAGTTTTTATCTTAATGTGCATTGCACGCTGGTTTACTTGTTATATAAACTtatgatttgaatttttttatataattttcttttaattttttgtatataatattatattatcataatatattattttcaataaccaattaaatttaattattcattaatataattgtattttagttcagtgaaggccaaactggtgatagggaaggagttagtttggatggagtggtactgtcccaaagtaatcactttaaatatctcagctcagCTTTTCAAGtaaatgggggatgtgaggaggatgttagtaataggattaaagccggatggttgaagtagagacgtgtcacgggagttttatgtgatcgtaagattcccaataagttaaaaggaaaattttaccgtacagccatacgaccggctatgttatatggtagtgagtgttgggcaatgaagaagtcgtatgcgtctaagataagagttacagagatgagaatgtctagataaagtccgtaatgaaagtattagagaaaaggtaggagtggtgccaattgaggataagttgagggaaaggagattgaggtggtttggttatataaagcgtagacatactgtaatgatcgggctccaaccactagaggaattgtctgtttTGGCCATaaacctcacggttttgtcccataggtggaatggagaacttcccaggaagtcacccatcctaggatttctctcaagcgagcacgcttaaccctgaagttcttccaactctccaggccattccaccaaaaggcgcttctaatgattagttcccccattttatatatcattactttttgaacccaagaccatctccgtgctttgccgatgtggaatttgcctaagagacctttcttcccccctttcgggactcagcgtcctcgctgaggtttgcctcaccatcgcccaagaggacacgcgagtggctctaataccaattgtaacaatcgggctccaaccactaaaggaattgtccgctttggccgtaagcctcacgattttgtcccataagtggaatggagaacttcctaagaggtcacccatcctaggatttctctcaagtgagcatgcttaaccctggagttcttccaactctccaggccattctaccaaaaggcgcctctagtgattagtttccccattttatatatcattactttttgaacctaagaccatctccgtgctttgccgatgtgggatttgcctaagggacctttaatgGATAAGGCATGACACATACAGAGACTCCAGTTAAACAAGtatagcacattaggttagaggatagaaagaaaaaaagggatagacttaaattgacttggagagaagagtagtataacatgacctagaagcattacacatttctaaggatttaacccaatcgtttagaatggagaaagcaaatccatatagccgaccccaaatttttgagataaaagattagttgagttgagttgagttgtattaaTATAATTGTATTTTACTTTTAAATAaagtttgctcaaaaaaataaaGTTATATTACTTTaggtaattaaaatattataaataaaacacataaaataaaaatattaatatatattactttagtgattaaaatattataaataaaatatcataaatatgGTATGGGAATATCAATATtttgattttataaattaaaatttattatttactataagttatttttaaaatagtttcaaatttttaattttttttaataaaattactataATTCATTTAGAATAGAGATTGTAAGGAAAAAAATATGTGTTTTACTGTTTGACTTTACCTTAATGTAATAAGAAGTTTAgaactaataatttttttataaatatattttaatttggtattttgtaaagaataaaaataatgaaatgtGTTTTTGGAAATCTAAATGTTCTCTCCTTC
The sequence above is a segment of the Hevea brasiliensis isolate MT/VB/25A 57/8 chromosome 11, ASM3005281v1, whole genome shotgun sequence genome. Coding sequences within it:
- the LOC110641657 gene encoding molybdate transporter 1 — its product is MEPHSQQLPVVGTLQNLPETPTSKFPTNIVHKVRENLVFQSKWAEINGAMGDLGTYIPIVMALTLASDLNLGTTLIFTGMYNIVTGAIYGVPMPVQPMKSIAAVAISNKEEFGIPEVMAAGICTGGILLILGCTGLMQLVYRLIPLSVVRGIQLSQGLSFAMTAVKYIRKDQNFYKSKSGGDRPWLGLDGLVLAVFCACFITVVNGAGEDRGEREINNSNLCEEERHRSRRRRIRKIISSLPSAFMVFLLGVVLAIIRRPKVVQDIKLGPSSIQAVKISKHAWKEGFIKGTIPQLPLSILNSVIAVCKLSADLFPGKDFSATSLSVTVGLMNLVGCWFGAMPCCHGAGGLAGQYKFGGRSGGCVTLLGAAKMVLGLLIGSSLVMVLDQFPVGVLGVLLLFAGIELAMASRDMNTKDESFVMLICTAVSLVGSSAALGFVCGIVAHVLLKLRSGIMHSTRIP